In Hyla sarda isolate aHylSar1 chromosome 9, aHylSar1.hap1, whole genome shotgun sequence, the following proteins share a genomic window:
- the LOC130290603 gene encoding rho GTPase-activating protein 20-like isoform X2: MLTVFPIKHLAAQKEEKMRASVQRRRSSSAITRALGRTKPHSRDITMIPAHSGNGLLLGAFCSPNNMFILREKVHLSSGWQTQERHLFLFSDSLIIAKSKSSTMKLKKHVRLSEMWISTCLGEVSEKKYYPEDSFVIGWPTANYVVTFSSSETKEKWLSTLCWHINEVKKNEYPRKIPISVLYLEADEFTSNTTITVCNTDDAEKVIKQATQQLRIPGRASDYHLWVMSAKDESLYPLFGHEQPYSIAMNCVRESMDVSRGSNNNILGTDSTEDMCLEQFSQERLCQFIIKMKPQVPLYVRRGPTQKHCRRKKSLIDWALRRTGSTTLSSASSQSPLTPRKLFGHSLSSVCHNGNLPKPIMDMLLLLYEEGPHTRGIFRRSANAKTCKELKEKLISGDEVHMDGESVFVAAAVITDFLRNIPDSILSSDMHGLWMEVAEIEEPEYKIKVIKSLLDQLPEANFILLQYLFAVLNHIENNSEENQMTASNLAVCIAPNMLWLPSVSDPEEESKSTKKVALLVQFLIENYKLIFGQDAESLFSKHEKQESGSTDDLSGIHLLHGQDSSDELEFASSDLDKSDTNLLKDEDVMFDESLLLEEKEDWDLFSEIAACYQSKTKMDILECYNNDPLNSIGSGLLSPNRDRCSSEPSVCLSSRHPAQVHEPVARQSSCDATIIHNHIDYINQLKQLRLESQKLLKDEHGPNMKNTPRAFWRSTQACIMKERNLQKVNGSSRSSISSLSSTTTSPSVSSLSSLDSAFSYCSESSVFSPSDVTSLPFMFGTSARLHTLSPEITKKKLREWHIPMNTLFGGTSCDLDSWEMQWEMDNGVKDRDKANDEVSVHSNIQRLYLDKEPREIFNFPVQGKETVKDSECNHFRAEAGHCVQKETTVKHIEIKRQESSNDDSLQCTKVTFFMSPNIMSVKSQSDQNLNRDSNSSVSQSRKCQIPQTMFYGQNAPLHSVSRKHHPEVDKPCWQSQLKHVLNRSSQNETITNKASKDLAAGTVEGEILNEEQKLKESHTEKSTKYNAHTKNHSKSITSFSQSIRIMLPSSVKNTVKDYFKHTDPKSPSTSQEVTVKTNLIQNKTENSNLQGTEDSRETKEGSCLVEESFV; the protein is encoded by the exons GGATATAACTATGATTCCTGCACATTCTGGGAATGGGCTTCTCCTCGGAGCTTTCTGTAGCCCCAATAACATGTTCATACTAAGAGAAAAAGTTCACCTATCAAGTGGATGGCAGACACAAGAGAGACATCTTTTCCTATTCAGTGATTCCCTGATCATCGCCAAGTCAAA GTCTTCTACCATGAAGCTAAAGAAACATGTTCGCCTGAGTGAGATGTGGATCTCGACATGCCTTGGAGAAGTATCAGAAAAAAAATACTACCCTGAAGACTCCTTTGTAATTGGCTGGCCCACAGCAAACTATGTTGTCACATTTAG TTCCTCCGAGACAAAGGAGAAGTGGCTTTCAACTTTGTGCTG GCATATtaatgaagtgaagaaaaatgaatATCCCCGGAAAATCCCTATTAGTGTTTTGTACCTGGAGGCAGATGAGTTCACATCT AATACCACAATTACTGTATGTAACACAGATGATGCAGAAAAAGTGATTAAACAAGCGACTCAACAGCTCAGAATCCCT GGAAGAGCGAGTGACTACCACCTGTGGGTGATGTCTGCAAAGGATGAGTCTTTATATCCTCTTTTTG GTCATGAACAACCTTACAGCATTGCAATGAACTGTGTCAGGGAATCCATGGACGTTTCTAGAGGAAGCAACAATAACATTCTCGGTACAGACAGTACAGAAGACATGTGTCTTGAACAGTTTTCTCAGGAAAGGCTCTGCCAGTTTATAATTAAAATGAAGCCGCAAGTTCCTCTGTATGTGAGAAGGG GACCCACACAGAAGCACTGTCGAAGGAAAAAGTCACTAATAGACTGGGCTTTGAGACGGACCGGAAGCACCACTTTAAGTTCTGCTTCCTCACAGTCACCTCTTACTCCTCGCAAACTTTTTGGTCACTCCTTGTCATCAGTTTGTCATAACGGCAATCTACCCAAGCCCATAATG GATATGCTTCTACTATTATATGAAGAAGGACCGCACACTAGGGGAATTTTCAGACGCTCAGCCAATGCCAAGACATGCAAGGAGCTTAAGGAGAAGTTGATCTCTGGGGACGAGGTCCATATGGATGGAGAATCTGTCTTTGTAGCAGCTGCAGTGATCACG GATTTTCTACGCAATATTCCTGACAGTATTCTATCCTCAGACATGCATGGACTTTGGATGGAGGTTGCAGAAATTGAGGAACCTGAATATAAGATTAAAGTCATAAAAAG cttgttgGACCAGCTTCCAGAAGCAAACTTTATTCTGCTGCAGTACTTGTTTGCTGTACTGAATCATATAGAAAATAATTCTGAAGAGAACCAAATGACTGCTTCCAACCTCGCTGTCTGCATAGCTCCTAATATGTTATGGCTGCCTTCAGTCAGTGACCCAGAAGAGGAAAGCAAGTCAACAAAAAAG GTGGCTCTTCTAGTACAGTTCTTGATAGAAAATTACAAGCTTATCTTTGGACAAGATGCCGAATCTCTCTTCAGCAAACATGAAAAACAAGAGTCAGGAAGCACAGACGACTTGTCAG GCATACACCTTTTGCACGGACAGGATTCCTCAGATGAACTTGAGTTTGCTTCATCAGACTTGGACAAGTCTGATACAAATTTACTAAAAGATGAAGATGTTATGTTTGATGAGTCTTTGCTCTTAGAGGAGAAAGAAGATTGGGATCTGTTTAGCGAAATTGCGGCCTGCTATcagagcaaaacaaaaatggacaTCTTGGAATGCTATAATAATGACCCACTAAATTCTATTGGTTCTGGCCTCCTGAGTCCAAACAGAGACAGATGCTCTTCAGAACCAAGTGTGTGTCTCAGTTCTAGGCATCCTGCCCAAGTCCATGAACCAGTTGCTCGCCAGTCTAGCTGTGATGCCACCATAATACACAATCATATTGACTACATAAATCAACTGAAGCAACTGCGGTTGGAAAGTCAGAAATTATTAAAGGACGAGCATGGCCCAAACATGAAGAACACTCCACGCGCCTTTTGGAGGTCAACTCAGGCGTGTATTATGAAGGAAAGAAATTTACAAAAGGTGAATGGTTCCAGCAGGTCAAGCATTTCAAGTCTTTCTTCTACCACCACCTCTCCTTCTGTCTCCTCCTTAAGTTCCTTAGATAGCGCTTTCTCTTATTGCTCAGAGTCCTCTGTATTTAGCCCcagtgatgtcacttctctaCCTTTCATGTTTGGGACCTCAGCCAGATTGCACACACTTTCCCCAGAAATCACCAAAAAGAAATTAAGAGAGTGGCATATACCCATGAATACTCTCTTTGGTGGCACCTCCTGTGATCTTGACTCTTGGGAAATGCAGTGGGAAATGGATAATGGAGTGAAAGATAGGGATAAAGCCAATGATGAAGTTTCAGTTCACAGTAACATTCAAAGGTTATATTTGGACAAGGAACCAAGAGAAATTTTCAATTTCCCAGTACAGGGCAAAGAAACTGTAAAAGATTCAGAATGTAATCATTTTAGGGCTGAGGCTGGTCATTGTGTCCAGAAGGAAACCACTGTTAAGCACATTGAGATCAAAAGGCAGGAATCCTCTAATGATGATAGTCTCCAGTGTACAAAAGTGACTTTCTTTATGTCTCCTAATATCATGTCAGTAAAAAGTCAGAGTGACCAGAATTTAAACAGAGATTCTAATAGTTCGGTTTCCCAAAGCAGAAAATGCCAAATTCCACAGACTATGTTCTATGGTCAAAATGCGCCTCTGCATTCGGTGTCTAGGAAGCACCATCCAGAGGTGGACAAACCTTGCTGGCAATCGCAACTCAAACATGTTCTCAACAGGAGTTCCCAAAATGAGACAATAACCAACAAGGCATCCAAAGACCTCGCTGCAGGTACCGTAGAGGGCGAGATCCTAAATGAAGAGCAGAAGTTAAAAGAATCCCATACAGAGAAGTCCACCAAATACAATGCACATACCAAAAATCATAGCAAGAGCATAACCTCCTTCAGCCAGAGCATCCGCATAATGTTACCATCCTCTGTGAAGAATACAGTGAAGGATTATTTCAAGCATACTGATCCTAAGTCTCCCAGTACTTCACAAGAGGTGACAGTGAAAACTAATCTGATCCAGAATAAAACAGAGAACAGTAACTTACAGGGGACGGAAGACTCCAGGGAGACAAAGGAGGGCAGCTGTTTAGTAGAGGAATCTTTTGTGTAA
- the LOC130290603 gene encoding rho GTPase-activating protein 20-like isoform X4, whose amino-acid sequence MRASVQRRRSSSAITRALGRTKPHSRDITMIPAHSGNGLLLGAFCSPNNMFILREKVHLSSGWQTQERHLFLFSDSLIIAKSKSSTMKLKKHVRLSEMWISTCLGEVSEKKYYPEDSFVIGWPTANYVVTFSSSETKEKWLSTLCWHINEVKKNEYPRKIPISVLYLEADEFTSNTTITVCNTDDAEKVIKQATQQLRIPGRASDYHLWVMSAKDESLYPLFGHEQPYSIAMNCVRESMDVSRGSNNNILGTDSTEDMCLEQFSQERLCQFIIKMKPQVPLYVRRGPTQKHCRRKKSLIDWALRRTGSTTLSSASSQSPLTPRKLFGHSLSSVCHNGNLPKPIMDMLLLLYEEGPHTRGIFRRSANAKTCKELKEKLISGDEVHMDGESVFVAAAVITDFLRNIPDSILSSDMHGLWMEVAEIEEPEYKIKVIKSLLDQLPEANFILLQYLFAVLNHIENNSEENQMTASNLAVCIAPNMLWLPSVSDPEEESKSTKKVALLVQFLIENYKLIFGQDAESLFSKHEKQESGSTDDLSGIHLLHGQDSSDELEFASSDLDKSDTNLLKDEDVMFDESLLLEEKEDWDLFSEIAACYQSKTKMDILECYNNDPLNSIGSGLLSPNRDRCSSEPSVCLSSRHPAQVHEPVARQSSCDATIIHNHIDYINQLKQLRLESQKLLKDEHGPNMKNTPRAFWRSTQACIMKERNLQKVNGSSRSSISSLSSTTTSPSVSSLSSLDSAFSYCSESSVFSPSDVTSLPFMFGTSARLHTLSPEITKKKLREWHIPMNTLFGGTSCDLDSWEMQWEMDNGVKDRDKANDEVSVHSNIQRLYLDKEPREIFNFPVQGKETVKDSECNHFRAEAGHCVQKETTVKHIEIKRQESSNDDSLQCTKVTFFMSPNIMSVKSQSDQNLNRDSNSSVSQSRKCQIPQTMFYGQNAPLHSVSRKHHPEVDKPCWQSQLKHVLNRSSQNETITNKASKDLAAGTVEGEILNEEQKLKESHTEKSTKYNAHTKNHSKSITSFSQSIRIMLPSSVKNTVKDYFKHTDPKSPSTSQEVTVKTNLIQNKTENSNLQGTEDSRETKEGSCLVEESFV is encoded by the exons GGATATAACTATGATTCCTGCACATTCTGGGAATGGGCTTCTCCTCGGAGCTTTCTGTAGCCCCAATAACATGTTCATACTAAGAGAAAAAGTTCACCTATCAAGTGGATGGCAGACACAAGAGAGACATCTTTTCCTATTCAGTGATTCCCTGATCATCGCCAAGTCAAA GTCTTCTACCATGAAGCTAAAGAAACATGTTCGCCTGAGTGAGATGTGGATCTCGACATGCCTTGGAGAAGTATCAGAAAAAAAATACTACCCTGAAGACTCCTTTGTAATTGGCTGGCCCACAGCAAACTATGTTGTCACATTTAG TTCCTCCGAGACAAAGGAGAAGTGGCTTTCAACTTTGTGCTG GCATATtaatgaagtgaagaaaaatgaatATCCCCGGAAAATCCCTATTAGTGTTTTGTACCTGGAGGCAGATGAGTTCACATCT AATACCACAATTACTGTATGTAACACAGATGATGCAGAAAAAGTGATTAAACAAGCGACTCAACAGCTCAGAATCCCT GGAAGAGCGAGTGACTACCACCTGTGGGTGATGTCTGCAAAGGATGAGTCTTTATATCCTCTTTTTG GTCATGAACAACCTTACAGCATTGCAATGAACTGTGTCAGGGAATCCATGGACGTTTCTAGAGGAAGCAACAATAACATTCTCGGTACAGACAGTACAGAAGACATGTGTCTTGAACAGTTTTCTCAGGAAAGGCTCTGCCAGTTTATAATTAAAATGAAGCCGCAAGTTCCTCTGTATGTGAGAAGGG GACCCACACAGAAGCACTGTCGAAGGAAAAAGTCACTAATAGACTGGGCTTTGAGACGGACCGGAAGCACCACTTTAAGTTCTGCTTCCTCACAGTCACCTCTTACTCCTCGCAAACTTTTTGGTCACTCCTTGTCATCAGTTTGTCATAACGGCAATCTACCCAAGCCCATAATG GATATGCTTCTACTATTATATGAAGAAGGACCGCACACTAGGGGAATTTTCAGACGCTCAGCCAATGCCAAGACATGCAAGGAGCTTAAGGAGAAGTTGATCTCTGGGGACGAGGTCCATATGGATGGAGAATCTGTCTTTGTAGCAGCTGCAGTGATCACG GATTTTCTACGCAATATTCCTGACAGTATTCTATCCTCAGACATGCATGGACTTTGGATGGAGGTTGCAGAAATTGAGGAACCTGAATATAAGATTAAAGTCATAAAAAG cttgttgGACCAGCTTCCAGAAGCAAACTTTATTCTGCTGCAGTACTTGTTTGCTGTACTGAATCATATAGAAAATAATTCTGAAGAGAACCAAATGACTGCTTCCAACCTCGCTGTCTGCATAGCTCCTAATATGTTATGGCTGCCTTCAGTCAGTGACCCAGAAGAGGAAAGCAAGTCAACAAAAAAG GTGGCTCTTCTAGTACAGTTCTTGATAGAAAATTACAAGCTTATCTTTGGACAAGATGCCGAATCTCTCTTCAGCAAACATGAAAAACAAGAGTCAGGAAGCACAGACGACTTGTCAG GCATACACCTTTTGCACGGACAGGATTCCTCAGATGAACTTGAGTTTGCTTCATCAGACTTGGACAAGTCTGATACAAATTTACTAAAAGATGAAGATGTTATGTTTGATGAGTCTTTGCTCTTAGAGGAGAAAGAAGATTGGGATCTGTTTAGCGAAATTGCGGCCTGCTATcagagcaaaacaaaaatggacaTCTTGGAATGCTATAATAATGACCCACTAAATTCTATTGGTTCTGGCCTCCTGAGTCCAAACAGAGACAGATGCTCTTCAGAACCAAGTGTGTGTCTCAGTTCTAGGCATCCTGCCCAAGTCCATGAACCAGTTGCTCGCCAGTCTAGCTGTGATGCCACCATAATACACAATCATATTGACTACATAAATCAACTGAAGCAACTGCGGTTGGAAAGTCAGAAATTATTAAAGGACGAGCATGGCCCAAACATGAAGAACACTCCACGCGCCTTTTGGAGGTCAACTCAGGCGTGTATTATGAAGGAAAGAAATTTACAAAAGGTGAATGGTTCCAGCAGGTCAAGCATTTCAAGTCTTTCTTCTACCACCACCTCTCCTTCTGTCTCCTCCTTAAGTTCCTTAGATAGCGCTTTCTCTTATTGCTCAGAGTCCTCTGTATTTAGCCCcagtgatgtcacttctctaCCTTTCATGTTTGGGACCTCAGCCAGATTGCACACACTTTCCCCAGAAATCACCAAAAAGAAATTAAGAGAGTGGCATATACCCATGAATACTCTCTTTGGTGGCACCTCCTGTGATCTTGACTCTTGGGAAATGCAGTGGGAAATGGATAATGGAGTGAAAGATAGGGATAAAGCCAATGATGAAGTTTCAGTTCACAGTAACATTCAAAGGTTATATTTGGACAAGGAACCAAGAGAAATTTTCAATTTCCCAGTACAGGGCAAAGAAACTGTAAAAGATTCAGAATGTAATCATTTTAGGGCTGAGGCTGGTCATTGTGTCCAGAAGGAAACCACTGTTAAGCACATTGAGATCAAAAGGCAGGAATCCTCTAATGATGATAGTCTCCAGTGTACAAAAGTGACTTTCTTTATGTCTCCTAATATCATGTCAGTAAAAAGTCAGAGTGACCAGAATTTAAACAGAGATTCTAATAGTTCGGTTTCCCAAAGCAGAAAATGCCAAATTCCACAGACTATGTTCTATGGTCAAAATGCGCCTCTGCATTCGGTGTCTAGGAAGCACCATCCAGAGGTGGACAAACCTTGCTGGCAATCGCAACTCAAACATGTTCTCAACAGGAGTTCCCAAAATGAGACAATAACCAACAAGGCATCCAAAGACCTCGCTGCAGGTACCGTAGAGGGCGAGATCCTAAATGAAGAGCAGAAGTTAAAAGAATCCCATACAGAGAAGTCCACCAAATACAATGCACATACCAAAAATCATAGCAAGAGCATAACCTCCTTCAGCCAGAGCATCCGCATAATGTTACCATCCTCTGTGAAGAATACAGTGAAGGATTATTTCAAGCATACTGATCCTAAGTCTCCCAGTACTTCACAAGAGGTGACAGTGAAAACTAATCTGATCCAGAATAAAACAGAGAACAGTAACTTACAGGGGACGGAAGACTCCAGGGAGACAAAGGAGGGCAGCTGTTTAGTAGAGGAATCTTTTGTGTAA
- the LOC130290603 gene encoding rho GTPase-activating protein 20-like isoform X3, whose translation MKMRASVQRRRSSSAITRALGRTKPHSRDITMIPAHSGNGLLLGAFCSPNNMFILREKVHLSSGWQTQERHLFLFSDSLIIAKSKSSTMKLKKHVRLSEMWISTCLGEVSEKKYYPEDSFVIGWPTANYVVTFSSSETKEKWLSTLCWHINEVKKNEYPRKIPISVLYLEADEFTSNTTITVCNTDDAEKVIKQATQQLRIPGRASDYHLWVMSAKDESLYPLFGHEQPYSIAMNCVRESMDVSRGSNNNILGTDSTEDMCLEQFSQERLCQFIIKMKPQVPLYVRRGPTQKHCRRKKSLIDWALRRTGSTTLSSASSQSPLTPRKLFGHSLSSVCHNGNLPKPIMDMLLLLYEEGPHTRGIFRRSANAKTCKELKEKLISGDEVHMDGESVFVAAAVITDFLRNIPDSILSSDMHGLWMEVAEIEEPEYKIKVIKSLLDQLPEANFILLQYLFAVLNHIENNSEENQMTASNLAVCIAPNMLWLPSVSDPEEESKSTKKVALLVQFLIENYKLIFGQDAESLFSKHEKQESGSTDDLSGIHLLHGQDSSDELEFASSDLDKSDTNLLKDEDVMFDESLLLEEKEDWDLFSEIAACYQSKTKMDILECYNNDPLNSIGSGLLSPNRDRCSSEPSVCLSSRHPAQVHEPVARQSSCDATIIHNHIDYINQLKQLRLESQKLLKDEHGPNMKNTPRAFWRSTQACIMKERNLQKVNGSSRSSISSLSSTTTSPSVSSLSSLDSAFSYCSESSVFSPSDVTSLPFMFGTSARLHTLSPEITKKKLREWHIPMNTLFGGTSCDLDSWEMQWEMDNGVKDRDKANDEVSVHSNIQRLYLDKEPREIFNFPVQGKETVKDSECNHFRAEAGHCVQKETTVKHIEIKRQESSNDDSLQCTKVTFFMSPNIMSVKSQSDQNLNRDSNSSVSQSRKCQIPQTMFYGQNAPLHSVSRKHHPEVDKPCWQSQLKHVLNRSSQNETITNKASKDLAAGTVEGEILNEEQKLKESHTEKSTKYNAHTKNHSKSITSFSQSIRIMLPSSVKNTVKDYFKHTDPKSPSTSQEVTVKTNLIQNKTENSNLQGTEDSRETKEGSCLVEESFV comes from the exons GGATATAACTATGATTCCTGCACATTCTGGGAATGGGCTTCTCCTCGGAGCTTTCTGTAGCCCCAATAACATGTTCATACTAAGAGAAAAAGTTCACCTATCAAGTGGATGGCAGACACAAGAGAGACATCTTTTCCTATTCAGTGATTCCCTGATCATCGCCAAGTCAAA GTCTTCTACCATGAAGCTAAAGAAACATGTTCGCCTGAGTGAGATGTGGATCTCGACATGCCTTGGAGAAGTATCAGAAAAAAAATACTACCCTGAAGACTCCTTTGTAATTGGCTGGCCCACAGCAAACTATGTTGTCACATTTAG TTCCTCCGAGACAAAGGAGAAGTGGCTTTCAACTTTGTGCTG GCATATtaatgaagtgaagaaaaatgaatATCCCCGGAAAATCCCTATTAGTGTTTTGTACCTGGAGGCAGATGAGTTCACATCT AATACCACAATTACTGTATGTAACACAGATGATGCAGAAAAAGTGATTAAACAAGCGACTCAACAGCTCAGAATCCCT GGAAGAGCGAGTGACTACCACCTGTGGGTGATGTCTGCAAAGGATGAGTCTTTATATCCTCTTTTTG GTCATGAACAACCTTACAGCATTGCAATGAACTGTGTCAGGGAATCCATGGACGTTTCTAGAGGAAGCAACAATAACATTCTCGGTACAGACAGTACAGAAGACATGTGTCTTGAACAGTTTTCTCAGGAAAGGCTCTGCCAGTTTATAATTAAAATGAAGCCGCAAGTTCCTCTGTATGTGAGAAGGG GACCCACACAGAAGCACTGTCGAAGGAAAAAGTCACTAATAGACTGGGCTTTGAGACGGACCGGAAGCACCACTTTAAGTTCTGCTTCCTCACAGTCACCTCTTACTCCTCGCAAACTTTTTGGTCACTCCTTGTCATCAGTTTGTCATAACGGCAATCTACCCAAGCCCATAATG GATATGCTTCTACTATTATATGAAGAAGGACCGCACACTAGGGGAATTTTCAGACGCTCAGCCAATGCCAAGACATGCAAGGAGCTTAAGGAGAAGTTGATCTCTGGGGACGAGGTCCATATGGATGGAGAATCTGTCTTTGTAGCAGCTGCAGTGATCACG GATTTTCTACGCAATATTCCTGACAGTATTCTATCCTCAGACATGCATGGACTTTGGATGGAGGTTGCAGAAATTGAGGAACCTGAATATAAGATTAAAGTCATAAAAAG cttgttgGACCAGCTTCCAGAAGCAAACTTTATTCTGCTGCAGTACTTGTTTGCTGTACTGAATCATATAGAAAATAATTCTGAAGAGAACCAAATGACTGCTTCCAACCTCGCTGTCTGCATAGCTCCTAATATGTTATGGCTGCCTTCAGTCAGTGACCCAGAAGAGGAAAGCAAGTCAACAAAAAAG GTGGCTCTTCTAGTACAGTTCTTGATAGAAAATTACAAGCTTATCTTTGGACAAGATGCCGAATCTCTCTTCAGCAAACATGAAAAACAAGAGTCAGGAAGCACAGACGACTTGTCAG GCATACACCTTTTGCACGGACAGGATTCCTCAGATGAACTTGAGTTTGCTTCATCAGACTTGGACAAGTCTGATACAAATTTACTAAAAGATGAAGATGTTATGTTTGATGAGTCTTTGCTCTTAGAGGAGAAAGAAGATTGGGATCTGTTTAGCGAAATTGCGGCCTGCTATcagagcaaaacaaaaatggacaTCTTGGAATGCTATAATAATGACCCACTAAATTCTATTGGTTCTGGCCTCCTGAGTCCAAACAGAGACAGATGCTCTTCAGAACCAAGTGTGTGTCTCAGTTCTAGGCATCCTGCCCAAGTCCATGAACCAGTTGCTCGCCAGTCTAGCTGTGATGCCACCATAATACACAATCATATTGACTACATAAATCAACTGAAGCAACTGCGGTTGGAAAGTCAGAAATTATTAAAGGACGAGCATGGCCCAAACATGAAGAACACTCCACGCGCCTTTTGGAGGTCAACTCAGGCGTGTATTATGAAGGAAAGAAATTTACAAAAGGTGAATGGTTCCAGCAGGTCAAGCATTTCAAGTCTTTCTTCTACCACCACCTCTCCTTCTGTCTCCTCCTTAAGTTCCTTAGATAGCGCTTTCTCTTATTGCTCAGAGTCCTCTGTATTTAGCCCcagtgatgtcacttctctaCCTTTCATGTTTGGGACCTCAGCCAGATTGCACACACTTTCCCCAGAAATCACCAAAAAGAAATTAAGAGAGTGGCATATACCCATGAATACTCTCTTTGGTGGCACCTCCTGTGATCTTGACTCTTGGGAAATGCAGTGGGAAATGGATAATGGAGTGAAAGATAGGGATAAAGCCAATGATGAAGTTTCAGTTCACAGTAACATTCAAAGGTTATATTTGGACAAGGAACCAAGAGAAATTTTCAATTTCCCAGTACAGGGCAAAGAAACTGTAAAAGATTCAGAATGTAATCATTTTAGGGCTGAGGCTGGTCATTGTGTCCAGAAGGAAACCACTGTTAAGCACATTGAGATCAAAAGGCAGGAATCCTCTAATGATGATAGTCTCCAGTGTACAAAAGTGACTTTCTTTATGTCTCCTAATATCATGTCAGTAAAAAGTCAGAGTGACCAGAATTTAAACAGAGATTCTAATAGTTCGGTTTCCCAAAGCAGAAAATGCCAAATTCCACAGACTATGTTCTATGGTCAAAATGCGCCTCTGCATTCGGTGTCTAGGAAGCACCATCCAGAGGTGGACAAACCTTGCTGGCAATCGCAACTCAAACATGTTCTCAACAGGAGTTCCCAAAATGAGACAATAACCAACAAGGCATCCAAAGACCTCGCTGCAGGTACCGTAGAGGGCGAGATCCTAAATGAAGAGCAGAAGTTAAAAGAATCCCATACAGAGAAGTCCACCAAATACAATGCACATACCAAAAATCATAGCAAGAGCATAACCTCCTTCAGCCAGAGCATCCGCATAATGTTACCATCCTCTGTGAAGAATACAGTGAAGGATTATTTCAAGCATACTGATCCTAAGTCTCCCAGTACTTCACAAGAGGTGACAGTGAAAACTAATCTGATCCAGAATAAAACAGAGAACAGTAACTTACAGGGGACGGAAGACTCCAGGGAGACAAAGGAGGGCAGCTGTTTAGTAGAGGAATCTTTTGTGTAA